In Dysgonomonadaceae bacterium zrk40, one genomic interval encodes:
- a CDS encoding MATE family efflux transporter, producing MYTEKELAFRTKKISKLIWDYALPGIVGTVVTALYNVVDRIFIGQVEGAIAISGLAITFPVMALVSSLGMLVGSGAAARISISLGKRDHQTAEQILGNSLLLTVILNAVFITLFYLLLEPILMAFGASELTYPYAREYLEIVLLGNVFVSLCYNFNAMMRSSGYPTKAMVTMLIGAVLNLILSPLFLFIFKLGIKGVAWATVISMFIGMLFVMHHFTRRSSVIRLRWRNIRLNKAIILSILSIGLSPFSMQVAASGVALLMNTSLLRHGGDLAVGAYGIINSILMLILMVVLGLNQGTQPIIGYNYGAGNYRRVRETLFYALRMATLFTTVGFLLGQFFPQLLASAFTTDKELLEISSTGLRIAMLALPLVGFQIVSSNFFQSIGFAAKSIIQSLSRQLIFLVPGIILLPRIWGLNGLWIAIPVSDTLAALLSLYLLVIQLRHLRMLERGEERNEQLPA from the coding sequence GGATCTTCATCGGACAGGTGGAGGGAGCAATCGCCATCTCGGGGCTGGCCATCACCTTCCCGGTGATGGCACTTGTCTCCTCATTGGGAATGTTGGTGGGCTCGGGAGCAGCGGCCCGCATCTCCATTAGCCTGGGCAAGAGAGACCATCAAACGGCGGAGCAGATCCTGGGCAACTCACTGCTGTTGACGGTGATCCTGAACGCTGTGTTCATCACTCTTTTTTACCTCTTACTGGAACCAATCCTGATGGCCTTCGGTGCCAGTGAGCTCACCTACCCTTACGCACGGGAGTACCTGGAAATCGTCCTTCTGGGCAACGTCTTCGTCAGCCTCTGCTACAACTTCAACGCTATGATGCGTTCATCGGGCTACCCCACCAAAGCGATGGTGACCATGTTGATTGGCGCGGTGCTCAACCTTATTCTGAGCCCACTCTTCCTGTTCATCTTCAAGCTGGGTATCAAGGGGGTAGCATGGGCAACTGTAATCTCCATGTTTATCGGGATGCTCTTCGTGATGCATCACTTCACCCGCCGCAGCAGTGTGATCCGCCTCAGGTGGAGGAACATACGCCTCAACAAGGCAATCATCCTTTCAATCCTTTCCATTGGTCTCTCTCCCTTCAGCATGCAGGTTGCTGCATCAGGGGTCGCCCTTCTGATGAACACCTCCCTTCTACGCCATGGCGGAGACCTGGCCGTTGGCGCTTACGGCATCATCAACTCCATCCTGATGCTCATCCTGATGGTGGTGCTGGGGCTCAACCAGGGCACACAGCCGATCATCGGTTACAATTATGGTGCAGGTAACTATCGGAGGGTGCGGGAGACACTCTTCTATGCCCTCAGGATGGCGACACTTTTCACCACCGTCGGCTTCCTGTTGGGTCAATTCTTTCCTCAATTGCTGGCTTCCGCCTTCACCACCGACAAAGAACTACTTGAAATCAGTAGTACAGGATTGCGTATCGCAATGCTGGCCTTGCCGCTGGTGGGCTTTCAAATTGTCAGCTCCAACTTCTTCCAGAGCATCGGCTTTGCAGCCAAATCGATCATCCAGAGTCTGAGTCGTCAACTCATCTTTTTGGTGCCGGGCATCATTCTATTGCCCCGTATCTGGGGACTCAATGGACTTTGGATCGCCATCCCGGTCTCCGACACCCTGGCAGCGCTGCTGTCACTCTACCTGCTGGTGATTCAGTTGCGACACCTGCGGATGTTGGAACGGGGAGAAGAAAGAAATGAACAGTTACCGGCCTGA